Proteins encoded together in one Capricornis sumatraensis isolate serow.1 chromosome 3, serow.2, whole genome shotgun sequence window:
- the LOC138076395 gene encoding ubiquitin carboxyl-terminal hydrolase 17-like protein 6, producing METLVGLVCRAPGAASEHGGGACPAPFNVSAGGQGCRASAAGADALRGPSVPEGPSPAVGRPQRGDLAPGSVGLAPGQKVALSWRGPWGAGAGLQNLGNTCYVNAALQCLSHTPPLASWLVSRQHATLCAAGSPCTLCAMRAHVTRALLHAGEVIRPRKDLLAGFHRHQQEDAHEFLMFTLNGMQQGCLSAPQPSGHASEDTSVVRQIFGGTWRSRIQCLHCLGVSDTFDPYLDVSLDITVAQSVEQALRELVKPEKLEAENAYDCGVCLRKVPATKRLTLHSTSQVLVLVLKRFTQLSGAKRAQEVRYPQCLDVQPYTSEGKAGPLGYVLYAVLVHSGWSCERGHYFCYVRAGNGQWYKMDDAKVTACDETAALSQSAYVLFYAREGAWEGGAGRGAAAPLGADPTDPGQPAGDASGRAPGSQESPGDTEAEGMSLEQWRRLQEHHRPKPALELRKIQAALPAGAVVIHRSRHGDGRNRPPPAQEHHRLDRPSTDSPLPGPTDVGHGPRASGRARATKGRNKKPRPSLGLWR from the coding sequence ATGGAAACCCTCGTGGGCCTTGTTTGCAGAGCCCCGGGGGCTGCTTCTGAGCACGGGGGAGGTGCGTGTCCGGCTCCCTTCAACGTCTCAGCCGGAGGGCAAGGTTGTCGGGCCAGCGCCGCTGGTGCGGATGCCCTTCGGGGACCCTCTGTCCCCGAGGGGCCGTCGCCGGCAGTCGGGCGCCCCCAGCGGGGTGACTTGGCTCCTGGGTCAGTGGGGCTGGCGCCTGGCCAGAAAGTCGCCCTGAGTTGGAGGGGGCCGTGGGGGGCGGGCGCTGGGCTTCAGAATCTGGGGAACACCTGCTACGTGAATGCGGCGCTGCAGTGTCTGAGCCACACGCCGCCCCTGGCCAGCTGGCTGGTGTCCCGGCAGCACGCCACCCTCTGTGCGGCCGGCAGCCCCTGCACGCTCTGTGCCATGCGAGCTCACGTGACCCGAGCCCTCCTTCACGCGGGAGAGGTGATCCGGCCCCGCAAGGACCTGCTGGCGGGCTTCCACAGACACCAGCAGGAAGATGCCCACGAGTTTCTGATGTTCACTCTGAATGGCATGCAGCAAGGGTGCCTGAGTGCACCCCAGCCGTCGGGCCACGCCTCCGAGGACACCAGCGTCGTCCGTCAGATCTTCGGCGGGACGTGGAGGTCTCGGATCCAGTGTCTCCACTGCCTCGGTGTCTCGGACACGTTCGACCCTTATCTGGACGTCAGCCTGGATATCACGGTGGCTCAGAGTgtggagcaagctctgagagagctGGTGAAGCCCGAGAAGCTGGAGGCGGAAAATGCCTATGACTGTGGCGTTTGTCTCCGGAAGGTGCCTGCCACCAAGAGGTTGACTTTGCACAGCACGTCCCAGGTCCTGGTGCTGGTGCTGAAGCGGTTCACACAGCTGAGCGGGGCCAAAAGGGCTCAGGAGGTGCGCTATCCCCAGTGCCTGGACGTGCAGCCCTACACGTCTGAGGGGAAGGCAGGGCCACTGGGCTACGTGCTCTATGCCGTGCTGGTGCACTCCGGGTGGAGCTGTGAGCGAGGACACTACTTTTGTTACGTCCGAGCGGGCAACGGCCAGTGGTATAAGATGGACGATGCCAAGGTGACCGCCTGTGACGAGACTGCTGCCCTGAGCCAGAGCGCCTACGTCCTGTTCTACGCCCGGGAGGGTGCGTGGGAAGGGGGCGCTGGGCGAGGGGCAGCGGCCCCCCTCGGGGCTGACCCCACAGACCCCGGGCAGCCTGCAGGAGACGCCAGCGGCAGAGCTCCTGGGTCGCAGGAGTCCCCGGGGGACACAGAGGCCGAAGGGATGAGCTTAGAGCAGTGGAGACGCCTGCAAGAACACCACCGACCGAAGCCGGCCTTGGAGCTGCGCAAGATCCAGGCTGCCCTGCCTGCCGGCGCAGTCGTGATTCACCGGTCCAGACACGGAGATGGGAGAAACCGCCCGCCGCCCGCACAGGAGCACCACCGGCTCGACCGGCCCAGCACGGACAGCCCGCTTCCGGGGCCGACGGACGTCGGCCACGGCCCTCGCGCCAGCGGGAGGGCCAGAGCGACCAAGGGGAGGAACAAGAAGCCGCGGCCATCTCTGGGGCTGTGGCGGTAG
- the LOC138076397 gene encoding ubiquitin carboxyl-terminal hydrolase 17-like protein 6: MARSPRMVPYSTPCPPHVERKKNDEQYLPQEHEQACPARGRGATHSPPSSSPPVFLRPIVSNGLAACPTRPPPEKREKEKEEKEKNGDGSGVAERVGRAPGAASEHGGGACPAPFNVSAGGQGCRASAAGADALRGPSVPEGPSPAVGRPQRGDLAPGSVGLAPGQKVALSWRGPWGAGAGLQNLGNTCYVNAALQCLSHTPPLASWLVSRQHATLCAAGSPCTLCAMRAHVTRALLHAGEVIRPRKDLLAGFHRHQQEDAHEFLMFTLNGMQQGCLSAPQPSGHASEDTSVVRQIFGGTWRSRIQCLHCLGVSDTFDPYLDVSLDITVAQSVEQALRELVKPEKLEAENAYDCGVCLRKVPATKRLTLHSTSQVLVLVLKRFTQLSGAKRAQEVRYPQCLDVQPYTSEGKAGPLGYVLYAVLVHSGWSCERGHYFCYVRAGNGQWYKMDDAKVTACDETAALSQSAYVLFYAREGAWEGGAGRGAAAPLGADPTDPGQPAGDASGRAPGSQESPGDTEAEGMSLEQWRRLQEHHRPKPALELRKIQAALPAGAVVIHRSRHGDGRNRPPPAQEHHRLDRPSTDSPLPGPTDVGHGPRASGRARATKGRNKKPRPSLGLWR, from the exons ATGGCTCGTTCCCCCCGCATGGTTCCCTACAGCACACCATGCCCTCCACACgtggagaggaaaaagaatgatGAGCAGTATCTTCCCCAAGAACACGAACAAGCGTGCCCCGCGCGAGGACGTGGAGCCACCCACAGCCCTCCCTCATCATCACCACCCGTCTTCCTCCGCCCCATCGTCTCCAACGGCCTTGCTGCTTGCCCCACCCGCCCCCCtccggagaagagggagaaggagaaggaggagaaggagaagaacgGCGACGGGAGCGGCGTGGCAGAGCGAGTGGGAAG AGCCCCGGGGGCTGCTTCTGAGCACGGGGGAGGTGCGTGTCCGGCTCCCTTCAACGTCTCAGCCGGAGGGCAAGGTTGTCGGGCCAGCGCCGCTGGTGCGGATGCCCTTCGGGGACCCTCTGTCCCCGAGGGGCCGTCGCCGGCAGTCGGGCGCCCCCAGCGGGGTGACTTGGCTCCTGGGTCAGTGGGGCTGGCGCCTGGCCAGAAAGTCGCCCTGAGTTGGAGGGGGCCGTGGGGGGCGGGCGCTGGGCTTCAGAATCTGGGGAACACCTGCTACGTGAATGCGGCGCTGCAGTGTCTGAGCCACACGCCGCCCCTGGCCAGCTGGCTGGTGTCCCGGCAGCACGCCACCCTCTGTGCGGCCGGCAGCCCCTGCACGCTCTGTGCCATGCGAGCTCACGTGACCCGAGCCCTCCTTCACGCGGGAGAGGTGATCCGGCCCCGCAAGGACCTGCTGGCGGGCTTCCACAGACACCAGCAGGAAGATGCCCACGAGTTTCTGATGTTCACTCTGAATGGCATGCAGCAAGGGTGCCTGAGTGCACCCCAGCCGTCGGGCCACGCCTCCGAGGACACCAGCGTCGTCCGTCAGATCTTCGGCGGGACGTGGAGGTCTCGGATCCAGTGTCTCCACTGCCTCGGTGTCTCGGACACGTTCGACCCTTATCTGGACGTCAGCCTGGATATCACGGTGGCTCAGAGTgtggagcaagctctgagagagctGGTGAAGCCCGAGAAGCTGGAGGCGGAAAATGCCTATGACTGTGGCGTTTGTCTCCGGAAGGTGCCTGCCACCAAGAGGTTGACTTTGCACAGCACGTCCCAGGTCCTGGTGCTGGTGCTGAAGCGGTTCACACAGCTGAGCGGGGCCAAAAGGGCTCAGGAGGTGCGCTATCCCCAGTGCCTGGACGTGCAGCCCTACACGTCTGAGGGGAAGGCAGGGCCACTGGGCTACGTGCTCTATGCCGTGCTGGTGCACTCCGGGTGGAGCTGTGAGCGAGGACACTACTTTTGTTACGTCCGAGCGGGCAACGGCCAGTGGTATAAGATGGACGATGCCAAGGTGACCGCCTGTGACGAGACTGCTGCCCTGAGCCAGAGCGCCTACGTCCTGTTCTACGCCCGGGAGGGTGCGTGGGAAGGGGGCGCTGGGCGAGGGGCAGCGGCCCCCCTCGGGGCTGACCCCACAGACCCCGGGCAGCCTGCAGGAGACGCCAGCGGCAGAGCTCCTGGGTCGCAGGAGTCCCCGGGGGACACAGAGGCCGAAGGGATGAGCTTAGAGCAGTGGAGACGCCTGCAAGAACACCACCGACCGAAGCCGGCCTTGGAGCTGCGCAAGATCCAGGCTGCCCTGCCTGCCGGCGCAGTCGTGATTCACCGGTCCAGACACGGAGATGGGAGAAACCGCCCGCCGCCCGCACAGGAGCACCACCGGCTCGACCGGCCCAGCACGGACAGCCCGCTTCCGGGGCCGACGGACGTCGGCCACGGCCCTCGCGCCAGCGGGAGGGCCAGAGCGACCAAGGGGAGGAACAAGAAGCCGCGGCCATCTCTGGGGCTGTGGCGGTAG